The Chitinophagales bacterium genome contains the following window.
GGCAACTTAAACGGGGAAAGAATTTATATAAAGTGCATTTGCCTTTGTATGGCAGAGATATATTTCTAAGAGAGCACTCATCAGATTTCAGCGTTTTCTTACAAGTTTTTTGTTTGAACGATTATTTATTCAACGCTGAAAGTGATATTAACACTATAGTTGATGCCGGTGCAAACGTAGGCTATACTGCTGTTTATTTTTCTAGAAGATATCCTAATGCAAAAATTATATGTATTGAACCCGACCAAAAGAATTTTGAGCTTTTGAAGATGAATACAGAAGGACTAGCGAATGTGACTTGCCTGCTTGGTGCCTTATGGAATGAAGAAACAAGCATTAGTCTTATTGACGATGGTCATCAGGAATGGGGTTATATAACTGTTCCATCTGATGGGCTTGATAATCCAATGCATAATAAGGTGAAAACGTATACTGTTACTGGTATTAAAGAGTTGATGGGATTTAAGCAAATAGGATTGTTGAAAATGGATATTGAAGGTAGTGAACGAGAGGTTTTTGAGAACGGTTATGATGAATGGCTTGGACAATGTAGGTATATCATTATTGAATTACATGACAGACTGAAGCCAGGGTGTACTAAAAACGTATTTAAGGCAGTTGCTGAGTATGATTATAGCAGTCGCACGCTTGGAGAGCACATTCTCTTAGTGAATGAAAGTTTGAATAAGGCGTAAAGTGGAATATCCTAGCCTAATAATATTTTCAGATGGGGTTCCGTCAAGAAATGGTGGGGGTATCAGTCAGACTTTGTACAATTTATTTGATACCTACCCTTCAGAGAAAATAACCTTGTTTACTGATGTAGAAGATTATTTAGAGTCTGAAGAAACTTTACTTAAAGGATCTGTTATCAAGATTCGCTTAAACTATTTTCAGCCAATTAGAAATCGTCTTGGCAAGTTTTTTAATCCAATATTTTTTGTTCTGAATTGTTGGATCAGAGAGGCATTTGCATCTCACACTAAATTGAAGATTAATGATAAAAAGACTTTTTTTCTGATTTCAACTTCACATTTAGAAAGACTTCATTTTGCTTATTATACTTCAAAGAGATTAGGTATTCCACTGATTACATACTATATGGATGACTGGATGAGCACAATATCCAAAAGTTGGTTAACTGATAATTCAATGTCTTTTGTAAAAAAAACTTTAACTGATAGTATAGGTATTATTCTGATAAGTAAAGGTTTAGAGAAGTCTTTGGTTGCACAGTATGGGGGTTTGTCTAAAAAAGTGTTGATAGTACATAATCCTGTAAGTGTTCATGATCATGAAGAAAGGGTGCTGAGTAATGACTATCAAAAGTTAAGAATTGTATATACTGGCTCAATTTGGCCAATGCACTTGGATGCAATTGTTTTTCTTGCACGTGCGGTATCATTACTAAGGGGGCAGGGTATAGCAGTTGATTTTATTATTTATGGTAAACCGGTATTCTGGGATACTTATAAAAATATTTTTTCTCCTTTAGGTGTTGAGTATGGAGGTTTCATTGACTATAATGAAATGCATAAGGTGCTTCAAGGGGCTTCTCTTTGTCTGCTTGCAACATCTTTTCTAGCTGAATATGCTGCTTATGCTAAAACATCTCTGCAGACAAAGATTACTGATTATATGGCTGCTGGTAAGCCAATTTTATCTTTGGGGCCAGATTATGCTATTGGTCACGAGTTTGTTAACCAATACCAATGTGGTTATTGTATACAGGATAATGAGCCATCTTTAATAGCTGAAGAGCTAGTCTATTTAAGTAGAAATCAAGGGTTACTTAGCGATATGGGAGTTCGCTCTCTTAATGCAGTAAAAGAAAATTTTTCAAAAGATATTGTGCAGAAAAAGCTGTATAGATATCTTAATGATTTGAGTAACTGATGAAGACAAGCGTAGCGATAGCGTGTACGGGATTAGGACATATTAATAGAGGTTATGAGTCATTTTCTTTGCAATTGGCGAATGCCCTATTTGAGTATGATGAAATTGATGTAACACTTTTTGGGGGCGGTAAAACATCTTGTCAAGTCGGTTACAAAAAAGTGTGGTGTATTAAGCGTCATTCAAGTGCTGCACGTTTATTAGCATTGATCTTTAGGAAAAATGGATATTTGATTGAGCAATTTTCATTTAGTTTGGTTTTATGGTTTTGGCTCTTGCGTAAGCGACCAGCTGTGTTAATTTATAGTGATTTCCTCTTAGGAGTGTACTTGTGGCATATTAGAAAAATTGTTGGACCAAAGTATAAGTTATTATTTTCCAACGGGGCGCCTAATTGGCCTCCCTTTTCTAGAATGGATCACGTGCATCAATTATTGCCCCATTATTTTTCTGGTGCAGTTCAAAGTGGTGTGCCTCCCTCATTTATGACTGTTATTCCTTATGGCATTAAGTATGTTAATTTTCCGTATGGGTTGAATAAAATGACTTTGAGGCAGACCTTAAACTTGCCTTTAAATAAGAAGATTATTATCAGCGTAGGTGCAATCAATAACTCTCATAAAAGAATGTCCTATGTAGTCGATGAGTTTGCAAGTATTCGAGGATTTGATAATTATTTCCTGATTTTACTTGGCGAAATGGGAGTTGAAAGTAAAGAGGTGACAAGTTATGCGGAGATTAAGTTAAATGCAGATGATTTTCTTATAACAAGCGTGGCTGCAGACAAGGTTAGTAGCTATCTATACGCTGCCGACTTTTTTATTTTAGCTTCTTTACATGAAGGCTTGCCAAGAGTGCTTCCTGAAGCTTTAGGATGTGGCCTAATGCCAATTGTACATGACTATATAGTTACCAGAGAAACACTTGGTGAATATGGTATTTATAAAGATCTTACAAGAAACAATCAACTAATTGAAGCTATCGCTGAAATCGAATCAAGGAATATAGAATCTAGTGTAATTTCTAGTCATGCTAGAAATACTTTTGATTGGGCTGTTTTGAAAGATAAGTATTACAACATGATCCAAAAATTAGCCGATGCGTAAGTACAGCTTTTTAGATAAAGTTCAGCTAAAGCTGATTTACTTGTCTGCAAAAAAGCTTGGATTGGCGTATATAGGTGGGCACTTTGTAAAGACTAATTGTCTGGATAAAACAATTTCGATGATAGATTTAGGGGCTAATCGAGGTGTTTTTTACGAGAGCATTGGAAAACTGTATTCTATTAAGGGGTTCTGTGTTGAAGCAAATCGCCAATTGTATGAAGGACTCAGTGATAATTCTGACTTCAAGAAATATCATGGTGCTGTCTGTGATTTCGATGGCGAAACAAGGTTTTCTATTTCTCAAAATGATGAAGCTAGTAGTATTAATAAAACTATTGCTTCTGCTTGGAATGTTAGCGAGCAAGTCACTGTTCCTGCATTCAAGTTAGTTACATTAATGAAGCAGAGTGATATCTATGATGAAGTTGACATTTTGAAAGTAGATATAGAGGGATCTGAAATAGCTGTATTTGAAAGCCTCTCTGATCAAGAATTATCATATTTTAGGCAAATTACAGTTGAGTTTCATGAGTTTTTAGATGATGATTTAAGGCAAGCAACATATAGAGCATTGTCACGATTTTCATCAATTGGCTTCAAGATTATCGTTACTTCAACTGAAAAGTTTTCAGAAGTATTATTACTTAGAAATGACATTAAATTTTCCTTTTTTGAGTGGTGCTGGTATTTTGTACATCAACTTGTAAGGCATAAGTTTTGATCTCAGTAATTATACCAACTTGTAATCGTATTTCAGAGCTTAGTCATTGTATAAGCAAAATTAACGAAGCAGCATCTCGGGCTTCAGAAAGCATAGAACTCATTGTAACAGATGATAGCAAACTGAATGATACTGAAGTGTATGTACTGAGGAACTTTTCTCAAGTTATTTATGTAAGAGGTCCTCAAAAAGGACCAGCATCAAATAGAAACAATGGTGCAGCAAAGGCAAGCGGTGAGTGGCTGCTGTTTTTAGACGATGATTGTATACCAGATCAAGATTTGGTAAAAGCTTATCAGCTTGCTATAAAGCAATACCCTGCCATTGAGGTTTTTGAGGGTGCCATTAGAACGGATCGTGAGAAGAATAGCCCAATAGAGCATGCGCCATTAAATATTACCGGTGGAAATTTGTGGAGCTGTAATTTTTTAATTAAGCGCCAATTATTCCTGAGTTTAAAAGGATTTGATGAGAAGTTTCGATTTCCACATTTGGAGGATGTTGATTTCAGAGAAAGGTTAAAGCAAGCAGGTACTGTTATACAGTTTGTGCCTAATGCTTTTGTATTACACCCATGGAGAAGTATTCGTGATGGTATCAAGCTTGGCAAATACCAGGAAATGGCAGTTTATTTTGCAAACAAGTGGAATAAAAACATTCAGCTTAAGCAATTATTAATTGCCATTACACAAACCCATTACGGAATGGCAAAAGGGCATTTTTTGTCTAAGCATATATTCATTGCCATTAAAATATGGCTTGAGCACATGTTTGTTGTAATCTTTAAATTCCAATCGTGGAAATTATTCTATGAACGAAAGTTTAAGACCTGAGTTTGGGCCTTATAGGCACGGTTTGTCTTCCAATCTTAGAAATTTGTTTGGCAAAGTCTGGAGGAGAATCAAAAGATATCTCGAGCATGATCCATACAGAATGCTGAATCAATTGCCAAGGTATCAAAGTGAAATCATTGAAATAGGCGACTATACATATGGTCATCCAGATACGAATAGCCCCAGAATTGTATACTTTGGGGAAAGATCCAAATTAACAATTGGAAAGTTTTGTTCAATAGCAGAACATGTAACCATATTTATTGGTGGATATCACAGGGCAGACTTTGTATCAACTTACCCATTTCATGCTGCTTTTAGTGATGTAAGTTTTGTGGATAATCTAATACATGGATTTCATACAATTATTGGCAATGATGTTTGGATAGGCGCGGGTGTAACCATTATGGCAGGTGTTACTATTGGTGATGGGGCTATCATTGCAACAGGTTCAGTTGTTACTAGAGATGTTGAGCCATACTCAATTGTGGGGGGTAATCCAGCAAAAATGATCAGGAAAAGGTTCGAGGAACATCAGATTGCACAATTGCTTGAATTGAAGTGGTGGAATTGGCCGCTGGATAAAATTAAGCAGAATACGCAGCTGCTTACTTCTGAACAAATCGATTTATTTATCAGTAATAATCAATAGTATGTATTATTGGAATGAATATATCAGTGATTTAAATAAGTCTATCCGGAACGGGGATTATGTTTTTGATGCAGGTGCAGGTGACGGACATTGGCGGCAAAGGATTACTCAGGAAATTAAGTATACTTCTATGGACTTGGGTGTGGGAGATCATACAGTTGACTATTCACATCTGGATATAAAAGGGGATTTAAGACAGATTCCTCTTGAAGATCGGTCAGTTGATGTAATTATGTGTATTCAGGTATTAGAACATGTTCCTGAGCCATGGTTGGTGCTGAAAGAATTTAATAGAATTCTCAAGCCAGGTGGCTTTTTATTTCTTAGCCTACCGCATAGTGTACCATTGCATCAAGAGCCTTACGACTTTTACAGGTATACAAAGCACGGAATTCGATACTTGCTTAATGAAAACAACTTTGATATTGATTTTATCATTCCTCAATTAGGCAATGCAAGTAAAATAGCTAATGATATGCGTATGACTGGAATTGAATTGAAGCAAAAAGGTTCTGCCTGGGGTTACGCTTATAAGCTACTCGCCAAAGTTGTTGATATTTTCTTTAAGCATTTGGATGAGAAATTTGACTTATATGGTGATACTACTGGATATTTCATAAAAGCAAGTAGAAAATGAAAGGAGGCGCATTATTACATTGGTTAAGATATGTCTTAGGACTTGATGAAGCTATTACCCAAACATCAGAAGCTGAGCGGTCATTATTGACTACTGCAGTTGCGGATGCGAGACTGGTTGTAGAAATTGGCATATTTGAAGGGGTGAATACGGCAACATTTGCACTTAATACACCAGCCGATGCTAAAGTATATGCAATCGACCCTTTTTTTAAAGGGGCTCTCGGCTTCAATTATGGAAAATTTATAGCATTACATCAATGGAAAAAACAAGGCATTGAACATAAAATACATATTGTTCAGGGCTTAAGTTGGGAAGTGCATAAGCAATTACCTGATGAACTAGACTTTGTGTTCGTAGATGGAGATCATAGTTATGAAGGGGTTAAAAAAGATTTTGAAACATATGCTCCTAAACTTAAAAGAGGGGGCATTATTGCACTTCATGATGCAAGGGTTTTTGAGAACGGGTGGACCAAATCAGACTGGGGTCCGGTTATTCTAGTAGAAAAGCATATACGTAATAATACAGGTTGGGAGATTATTCATGAAGTAGATTCTTTGGTACTTATTCGTAGAAAATGGTAGTTGCCCATATCGCTTGCATAAATTTGTCGAATGAAACGGGTATGGGCCGGATAGCTGCTAACTGGAAGCATGCATTTGAAGTAGCCGGTCATAGCTTCTTACATATTGGTAGAATGGAAGTTGGTTCAGCGCATATGCTTATTTGGGGTAAAAAAGCTGCTGCCTATTGTAAGGAAAAGAACATCAATGCAGATGTTTGGCTTGTGCATGAACCATTTGGAGGTGATTTTACCTCATTGCCTGGTAAGTTGGTTATTTTCAGTCATGGTATTGAAGAACGTGCATGGGATTTGAATAAGCATTTTAGATTTGAGCAGCTTTCATTTAAAGCTAGATTGCTCCCGGATTGGATTCGCTTTTATTCTCACAGAAAAGGCTTTAGATATGCACAACTTTGTCTCTTGTCTAATTCAACTGATCTCAAATTCCTAAAGAAAAGGGGTGTGCCAGAAAGCCGATTATATATTTTTAAAAATGGGTATCATTCATTCAGGCCGAATCAAATAGACGGGAATAAACATTCGGAAAGAATTAGAATCTTGTATAACGGAACTTGGATTCCAAGAAAGGGTATTGATACTATCATTGATGCATTTAATGATTTATTCAGGCTAAGAAAAGATATCGAACTTATGTTGATAGGAACTGCCTTCTCTTCGGAAGAAGTATTACACAGTTTCCTTCCTGAATATAGAGATAGAGTATATGTGATTAGCCATTTTAAGCAGGAAGAAGAAATTATGTTCCTGAAGACTGCTCAAATATTTTTGTTGCCTTCATATCTTGAAGGCCAGTCTGTTGCACTTACACAGGCAATGGCCTTAGGATTATGCCCCGTTGTTTCCGATAATTCGGGGCAATTAGATTTTGTTGTGCATAATCAAAATGGTATGTTATTTAAAACTGGCAGTGCAAGAGATCTTTCAGAAAAGATAAATTGTCTCCTAAATACCCCTAGTTTGATTGTATCTATGGGTAAAGCAGCAGCCAGCTCTGTTAGTGAACTTGATTGGCCCAAAGTTACTGGTGATATTGTTA
Protein-coding sequences here:
- a CDS encoding FkbM family methyltransferase, with the protein product QLKRGKNLYKVHLPLYGRDIFLREHSSDFSVFLQVFCLNDYLFNAESDINTIVDAGANVGYTAVYFSRRYPNAKIICIEPDQKNFELLKMNTEGLANVTCLLGALWNEETSISLIDDGHQEWGYITVPSDGLDNPMHNKVKTYTVTGIKELMGFKQIGLLKMDIEGSEREVFENGYDEWLGQCRYIIIELHDRLKPGCTKNVFKAVAEYDYSSRTLGEHILLVNESLNKA
- a CDS encoding CatB-related O-acetyltransferase; this translates as MLNQLPRYQSEIIEIGDYTYGHPDTNSPRIVYFGERSKLTIGKFCSIAEHVTIFIGGYHRADFVSTYPFHAAFSDVSFVDNLIHGFHTIIGNDVWIGAGVTIMAGVTIGDGAIIATGSVVTRDVEPYSIVGGNPAKMIRKRFEEHQIAQLLELKWWNWPLDKIKQNTQLLTSEQIDLFISNNQ
- a CDS encoding glycosyltransferase, translating into MISVIIPTCNRISELSHCISKINEAASRASESIELIVTDDSKLNDTEVYVLRNFSQVIYVRGPQKGPASNRNNGAAKASGEWLLFLDDDCIPDQDLVKAYQLAIKQYPAIEVFEGAIRTDREKNSPIEHAPLNITGGNLWSCNFLIKRQLFLSLKGFDEKFRFPHLEDVDFRERLKQAGTVIQFVPNAFVLHPWRSIRDGIKLGKYQEMAVYFANKWNKNIQLKQLLIAITQTHYGMAKGHFLSKHIFIAIKIWLEHMFVVIFKFQSWKLFYERKFKT
- a CDS encoding glycosyltransferase family 4 protein: MGRIAANWKHAFEVAGHSFLHIGRMEVGSAHMLIWGKKAAAYCKEKNINADVWLVHEPFGGDFTSLPGKLVIFSHGIEERAWDLNKHFRFEQLSFKARLLPDWIRFYSHRKGFRYAQLCLLSNSTDLKFLKKRGVPESRLYIFKNGYHSFRPNQIDGNKHSERIRILYNGTWIPRKGIDTIIDAFNDLFRLRKDIELMLIGTAFSSEEVLHSFLPEYRDRVYVISHFKQEEEIMFLKTAQIFLLPSYLEGQSVALTQAMALGLCPVVSDNSGQLDFVVHNQNGMLFKTGSARDLSEKINCLLNTPSLIVSMGKAAASSVSELDWPKVTGDIVRQVEDI
- a CDS encoding class I SAM-dependent methyltransferase, with the protein product MYYWNEYISDLNKSIRNGDYVFDAGAGDGHWRQRITQEIKYTSMDLGVGDHTVDYSHLDIKGDLRQIPLEDRSVDVIMCIQVLEHVPEPWLVLKEFNRILKPGGFLFLSLPHSVPLHQEPYDFYRYTKHGIRYLLNENNFDIDFIIPQLGNASKIANDMRMTGIELKQKGSAWGYAYKLLAKVVDIFFKHLDEKFDLYGDTTGYFIKASRK
- a CDS encoding glycosyltransferase family 4 protein, which encodes MKTSVAIACTGLGHINRGYESFSLQLANALFEYDEIDVTLFGGGKTSCQVGYKKVWCIKRHSSAARLLALIFRKNGYLIEQFSFSLVLWFWLLRKRPAVLIYSDFLLGVYLWHIRKIVGPKYKLLFSNGAPNWPPFSRMDHVHQLLPHYFSGAVQSGVPPSFMTVIPYGIKYVNFPYGLNKMTLRQTLNLPLNKKIIISVGAINNSHKRMSYVVDEFASIRGFDNYFLILLGEMGVESKEVTSYAEIKLNADDFLITSVAADKVSSYLYAADFFILASLHEGLPRVLPEALGCGLMPIVHDYIVTRETLGEYGIYKDLTRNNQLIEAIAEIESRNIESSVISSHARNTFDWAVLKDKYYNMIQKLADA
- a CDS encoding FkbM family methyltransferase, with product MRKYSFLDKVQLKLIYLSAKKLGLAYIGGHFVKTNCLDKTISMIDLGANRGVFYESIGKLYSIKGFCVEANRQLYEGLSDNSDFKKYHGAVCDFDGETRFSISQNDEASSINKTIASAWNVSEQVTVPAFKLVTLMKQSDIYDEVDILKVDIEGSEIAVFESLSDQELSYFRQITVEFHEFLDDDLRQATYRALSRFSSIGFKIIVTSTEKFSEVLLLRNDIKFSFFEWCWYFVHQLVRHKF
- a CDS encoding glycosyltransferase; translation: MEYPSLIIFSDGVPSRNGGGISQTLYNLFDTYPSEKITLFTDVEDYLESEETLLKGSVIKIRLNYFQPIRNRLGKFFNPIFFVLNCWIREAFASHTKLKINDKKTFFLISTSHLERLHFAYYTSKRLGIPLITYYMDDWMSTISKSWLTDNSMSFVKKTLTDSIGIILISKGLEKSLVAQYGGLSKKVLIVHNPVSVHDHEERVLSNDYQKLRIVYTGSIWPMHLDAIVFLARAVSLLRGQGIAVDFIIYGKPVFWDTYKNIFSPLGVEYGGFIDYNEMHKVLQGASLCLLATSFLAEYAAYAKTSLQTKITDYMAAGKPILSLGPDYAIGHEFVNQYQCGYCIQDNEPSLIAEELVYLSRNQGLLSDMGVRSLNAVKENFSKDIVQKKLYRYLNDLSN
- a CDS encoding class I SAM-dependent methyltransferase, producing MKGGALLHWLRYVLGLDEAITQTSEAERSLLTTAVADARLVVEIGIFEGVNTATFALNTPADAKVYAIDPFFKGALGFNYGKFIALHQWKKQGIEHKIHIVQGLSWEVHKQLPDELDFVFVDGDHSYEGVKKDFETYAPKLKRGGIIALHDARVFENGWTKSDWGPVILVEKHIRNNTGWEIIHEVDSLVLIRRKW